A segment of the Devriesea agamarum genome:
TAAGAGCCAGCTCAGCTGAACTGGGCACAAATCGGCGGGCGCAGGAGAACACTACCGGCGCCCCGGACGTTATGTTGAGAAATCAGTCAGTCGCGACGGTACGGGTCATCCCGGTTCAGCGCATTCACGGTTCCCTGAGACTTCGACGGGACTTCACCGGAATGGGCAACGGGCGTTGCCGGGCGAACTGGTTCGGGCGCAGGTGCCGGTGCAGGCGCCGGACGCGGATCGTATTCGCGGGCTGCGGGGGCTGCAGGTGCCTCGACCTCAGCCTCTTCGCCATTGCCGTTTTCCTTCTTTAATTCGTCGACCTCGGACTTGAAGATCCTCATCGACTTACCGAGATTTCGGGCGAGGCTCGGAAGCTTGCCGGCGCCAAACAGCAGCAGCACCACGACAATGAGCACCACCCAGTGCAACGGTTTC
Coding sequences within it:
- the tatA gene encoding Sec-independent protein translocase subunit TatA: MRLTFSTKGHLIMGGAMKPLHWVVLIVVVLLLFGAGKLPSLARNLGKSMRIFKSEVDELKKENGNGEEAEVEAPAAPAAREYDPRPAPAPAPAPEPVRPATPVAHSGEVPSKSQGTVNALNRDDPYRRD